Part of the Lolium rigidum isolate FL_2022 chromosome 6, APGP_CSIRO_Lrig_0.1, whole genome shotgun sequence genome, TTTACATACCCCCTTTGGAATTTGGAAAACCGACATGGCATACACAGGGATAGCTTGAGCAACGGCTTTTAGCAAAATCTCCTTACCACCAATAGACAGTTGTTTTTCTTTCCAGCCATTGATCCGCTGAATAATTCTTTCAACAAAATGCAGGAAGCAATCACTTCAGCTCCCACAATTGCCGGGAGCCCCAGATATTTATCCGATATAGCTTCCGTATCAATATGCAAGGTTTGGCAAATTTCTGCTCTAATCAACACATTAGTATTAGGAGAAAAGAAGATGCTTGATTTAACCAAACTCACCAACTGTCCAGAATTTGCACAATAAGTGTCCAGAATTTGCACAATAacctcatttgggggacgcgactggagatgctctaagtatcatatagtagtatcatgcatgtaatacttgtgtatgatactatccctatagtgggtagtatcatggagtagtatcatagttatgctatatttattgctatgtagaatctcaatgcaaattgatGTACAaaatttgtttggcattaacttttcttgtgatatgcgctatgatacggtatccacCTATGGTACTCTAAActcatctctcctccttaattagctgccacatcagcatttttatgGGACCAATGTACATGATACTAGCTAACATACTACCACTATGGCTAGCCTGAAGGACTGAAGGTGGACAGGCCAAAGACAGAGGGCTAATGAGTGGTGCATAGGGAAAAATGTGCTTAAAGTTAGGTAACAGGCTAGCCGTGGCGCACCGTGACTAAATACGCNNNNNNNNNNNNNNNNNNNNNNNNNNNNNNNNNNNNNNNNNNNNNNNNNNNNNNNNNNNNNNNNNNNNNNNNNNNNNNNNNNNNNNNNNNNNNNNNNNNNGCACGGTCACCCGTAGCACATTAATCACGGTGCGCCACAACTAACATGAGTACAATAAGGGAGGTCCACACTTACCCATGGCGCACCAAGAAGAAGTGCACCATTGGTACCCATGGCACACCTGTTCTGGATGCGCCACACGGGTAAGGGTGTGTCGACCAGCTCCCCAGGCCACCTAGTAGGCGCGGAGCACTAGCTCGAACAATGCACCACAGATAGCAGGGATAGGCGTGGCGCACCCGCTATGTGGCCGTGGCGCACCAAAACTATAATGTGCCATGGGTAGCACATGGTACATCCGTTTTTCTAGTAGTGAAATGAACAATCATCCCTCACATAAGCTCTAAAAagttattttaattaaaaaaagttTATAATAATATTTCTGGGAATTTCACAGCATTTCAGACAATATTTATCCTCAGGTCGCTGGATATGTATGGACCGGCCCTGACTCAGCGTCACCATAACCGTCTCCGGTTGATAGTCGGGACAAGAAGACACGGACTGAACTTTTATAGATACAGGAGAAACACGGGTCACAGCTTAGCGCGcacaacacatcatccatcaggtATTTATGAATGCACTTGGATATCGAGTTAATGGAGTTGCTTCTAGCAGTGGCCCTTGCCGGCGCCTGAGCCGGCGGTGCTGCCGTTCTTCCCATCGACGACGACCTCCGTCATGGGTATCTGGCCGGCCTTGCTCTTGCGGGTCTCGAGGATCTGCTGCTTGCGGGCCTCAAGGATCTGCTGCGTCGACTTGTAGTATATTGCGTACAGGATCACCTGCCCCAAAGCAAGCACGACGCCCAACGCGCTGGggatctgcaacatgaaaagatTAATCAAATTGAGGAACATTTGTAAAGGCCAATACGAGAAAACAAATAATAATCCTCAGAGATGTGTTAGCCTGAGCTACCTTATCCCTATCCAATCTCATTACTCGAATAAAAACTGCCCTATGATTAGTACAGCTGTATTCCCAGCACAAAAACATGCGTGATGTAGCTGCTGGCCACATGGATAAAGTTGCAGGCAACTTGGAGGAAATCAGATATCCAAATACGGTACCTGCTGCATCTcctaacactagtagaaaaagaggctttgaTTTTTAGCTCCAAAGAGCATTAGCACTGATTGTGCTAAGAACTCAGACTAAAGTTACCTTTAGCACCAGTTCGAGAGGCTAaagttttagcaccggttcgtgcgggacatttagtaccggttcgtgtcacacgaaccggtactaaagggtttcctgctccccacgcaccttttGCATATGACATCGGAAAAAGCGTATAATATAGTAAAATGATCGTGAAGGAaaggttacatccgaattcaccagggtttaccggttagccaatttttagattctcaaaattcaaaatgaaaatatgaaagcatgaagattttaatttttactagaaatttaggattttttattttttatttttttaaaattaaacttaataattgcatccgccataaagattactattacttttagcaaatttttagattttcaagttttaggtttggcaaaaaaaagaattaaaaataatacaaattaaaatttaatgtttatttatttattcaagattattattacatcattacttttgtttattaaaaaaattatttgaaattcaaacaataaataaacatgacatcgaccaacatgttaataggattgatatgatactagtatcacatacatacgcgcgaagcacttggaagtgggatgggaaggaactcggaagttaagcgtgctagtgctggagtagtgggaggatgggtgacagagcgggaagtttgaccacgagtaagtaatttcactagagataagtgtagttagaaactaataactaaaatactagaaattctggaaaaaaagagaaagtggaaaataattcaaaaaaaaccccacctttggtaccggttcgtgttacaaaccggtaccaaaggtctccagccccgcAGGCTCCTCCGCCCATGAACGGGTACCAAACCTACCaaagcccctctggaaccggtaccaaAAGTCATATTTTTTACTAGTGTAAATTAATCAGGCGAAGAAATGATGCGGTGTAAGGGTTATATTTAGCAGTCTCAAGTGCATGTCTGTTTAGTCATGCCGATCTCACATTGGTAATTTGCTACCTAATGATTGTTGTAAAGAACTGTAAAAACAAGTGGAAATATTAATATTACCTTGGTTTCGAAATGTAAGCCCTTTTAAAAAGCTAAATCAGCTTACATTTCGAAACATATTTAATACTATTTTAGACGACTTACGGTGATGTAGATGTCAAACTCGATGAGGGCATAAGCAGTCCAGCATGTGCCACTTGCGAGCGAGGCCAGGGATAGAAGCAGGGGCATGTACTCGACGCTCTTTGTCTGGATCACCATTTTCTGAAACACGGGCGGACACCGAAATTAACGTGATGAAAAGAAACCCATCTACTTACAACCAATTGAATGTCTATCCAAAGAACATGCAGTAAAACGGAAATAACGTGTACACCTATTGAGCAGAGCATACAGCATGCAAACTACTCCCATTGGTTCCGTAAGATGTGGCGCATAAACTTAATCAAAAATCAAGTTTTCATGCTCTGACCAAATATATTGAAGAAAATATCAACAACCATAATATTCCATAATTATAGTATGAAAatatatcttgtgatgaattattgaTATTGAATTGGTATTACATATACAGATCTTCATATTTTGATACATATTCTtgatcaaattcgaaaacactaactttttatttaagtttataTGCCACTGGTttagggacggagggagtacaaggaaATTGGTGGTGTGTTTGGGATGAGGGAACTAAGAAGAGAAAAGGGCCATGAACAAATTTAACGAAATTGAGGAAATAGGTGCAGCGGCCACAATTTTGACACCAACGTGGttgcaaattttgtttttcagaAGATTATTTAcgctgatgaagaagataaactgCAGAGATCGTCCAAACAAAATTAGAGAGGCGACAAAGATTGATTACACAGTATTCTATTCTACATCCAGAATCTCACGCTGGAAAATCAATTATAATAGAGAGAAGTTAGTATCAGCTCATCTCCTCACGTCGACAGTCACCAACCAACCGGTAGAATCAACCAATAAAATACTAATACTCTCTCCTATCCATAATATTTGACTTCACTTTGTCTAGATAAGAATACGGATCGATGCGTACCATGACGGAGAGCGGCGAGGCGTACGTGGCGGTGCCGACGATGACGCAAAGGATGCCGACGACCATGGACCTGAGGAAGTGGGTGTGGGCAAGGTTGAGGACGAGCGCGGCGAATGCAGCGACAAAGGAAACCTCCGCGACGAGGATGAGGAGTACTCGACGACGGGCGGCGCCGACAGAGTAGGCGAGAAAGATCGCGATGTAGGTGAGCTCGATGGTCAAGCCGATGCCGTTGATGGTGATTATGAGCATGCTGTGCGGCTGCACCACCGGGAGGCCGTAGAACAGCCATATCATGCAGTTGAGAAGCGTGGTGAGATACGGCACGGCCGAGTACTGCTCCACCGTCTTCTTCTTCCAGATGCGGTAGAACGTCGGTCTAGAAATTCCATGGTAGCAAGCGTGAGTTTGTGTGCGTATTGTTCATGTAAGCAGAAAATTAGTAGTAATTCTCTTCTTTTGTAATCAAAAAAAGTCTAAATTAGTGTCGTGCTGCATTCTCTTTAATTTATACTTCTCCACGAATGTTTGTCCCTTCCTGGGAACGCATCATGCATGCAGCAAGATACTACCTTCTATCTCAAAATTTAAGGCTTATATATTTTTCTAAAAGTCAAaataagtaaagtttgaccaaatttttagaacaatctatcaacaaatagaaTATTTTATAAATatcatacgaaaatatattttattatctatttaatgatattaattttgtattttgcatgttaataattgttggtaaaaacttagttaaacttgacatagtttgattttctataaataatataagccttaaactttgggatggaggtagtactaggCAGAGTAAATATCATAAAACTATCATAATTTCTTTCCACTTTACTTTTTGGAACCAAAATCAACACTCTACAGCAAGTTTTTTTACAATTCGCGGAAATGGTGGATTGAACATGAATAAACTGTGAAACTGATAGCGGAACCCGTTTGTCAGCGCTAATGCGGGTCGCTACCTCCGGGAGGCTATAGACGTGGACGGGGATGGCTCTAGGCGGCGGTGCCTACCCCTCTTTGTCGTCACCAGCCATGGTTCTATAGTTACTCCCCATGTCGATCCCACTGCCGTGGAATAATAAGACGATAGGGAGCCTCCGGCACGTAGATGGCGCAGCGTGAGTGAAGGAGTTGTGTGGCGGCGATGTGGGAAGGAACATGGGAACGGGGAACATGGAGTtggtgttgatgtggatgttcttCAGTCGTCGCCATCCGCCGCGGAGAATGTCGGGTTGGCTAGCATGGTGGGAGAGACCTTTAAGGCGTCCAAGTCAGGGTTAGGCGACAACATGGGAAAGAAGACGATGTAGCTATTGACACCTCCGCTCGGCATAGCTCACTTGCCGCCTACCATCCCCGTGACGGGGGTATGGTTGGTGCCCCGACCCGGGCCAGCAGCTAGGGGCCTGGCCGGCGGTCGTAGTTGTGGGGGCGGTCATGGGATGCGGGTGCGGCAGTGGTTGGTCAGGTGGGAAAAAAGGTGGCAATTTTTTTTAGGGTAAAAAGTGGAAATTATTTTGATTTCTTCTTATAAATATCTAGGTTTTTTAATAAGGATGATAAGTGGTAAATTTCGGTTCCGAAAACATAAAATGGTATAGAACAGTAAAGTTCATCAGAATTGTGATTGTTCTGGAGGTGGTGTTTTGCCTCATAGGTCCATATAATCCTATTATTAAAatgtataaaaaataaaatttaaaaatgtcaaaataattcaaaataaaatgtCGCTTGTACATACAAACATTCTATATTCGTACATAAGTTTTTGGGAAAAAAAGGAAGATTTTATGTGatttgtgtaaaaaagacaacaaAATGTTGTGTAAATAGTCACGTTATtagagcatcaaaatttatctttttacacGAGGCATAAAATGTTTTTTTCTTGAAAACTTGTGCACAAACATAGAATATCCAAATATACATGCGAAggtttatttcagattttttttgacatttaaaaATATTTCGTAAAAGAGCGGGTTCATATGCACACATGAGCCGAATTGTATTTCCCGGTAGTTCTACCCTATTTACTCTAGCAGACAAGTTATCGCGCTTAAAACAAAATCTAGAATTCCGTTTCTGCCGGAGAAGAAAACAAACGAAGTTAATCATTAAACAGTTGTTTTTAGTCGGTTCTTACACTGGggatagatagagcatcagcgcaGTTCCATTGCCTGCAAgacagaaacaaaacaaaaagtagCATCAGAAGTATTAGATCATAGTTTTCCTGGTAAAAGTAACGACGAGTCTGCGAGTTTCAGCAAATCTGGTGTGCGTGATGCTTGCATCTTTTGATTTCGAAGGGAGCAAAAGCTTGTGAAGTGGACGTGTGTAAAGCCGTTCGCGAGAAGCAAAAGGAGATGCAGCGAAAGGAGCATCAAGGAGGCAACACCACCCCACATGTTTTTTGCTCATGTTGCAGGAGCGTAACAGAAGCAGAGTACAAAAGGGGACGGCGACGCACCTATTATCCCGATCACCGTGCGGATGGTGTCCGGCGTCATGCTGGGCTCCGGCAAGGAGAGCTAACTGCAGGAACTGATTGATCGACAAGTGCAACGGACCCCTCTCGCTCTCTGTCCTGGTCGCTGGGCTGATGATTGAATGATCTCAAGAAAACACGACGGGGTTCTTAAATAGAGTAGACCTGTGATCCCCGGAGCAATCCCATCTTTATTTTGTTATTAGTCTATATTCACATTATTGTCCAAGTTTGGTGTTAGCGATTATTGGAGCGGAAGGAAGGCAACGTTTTAGATGATGCCAGCGACGAGCAGTTCATTGCTTTTAAAAAAAAGCATCTGTAGCAGACTTCTTTTTTTGTATTAGCGCAATTCTTAAAATAACAGCTCTTTTAATATTTTAGACGATGAAAATGGTTCGAACAAACCTCATCAAAACGCATGACCTTTAAATTGttgggctttctattttcgtgccctcgggaccttagttgtgctcagttttccccagctacttagtttttcctcagtttttccaagaccttgtctgaaaccattacaggtgctgtaacggccggttgcccgacggttgaccgttatcttctaactagtggggccacgtagagcccgcaaagacacgtcagaccatccatctttgtttgaccgtaagcatcgctgtatccctgaccaaaacgcgcacgagtggggcttcagtatatagaatgacaagtggggccatgacgctgatacaaggggcaatacacgtgtaggattagatttttaaacggagctctacagcgatggcacggaggaggtggcctacggggtgccgagatgagatcgacgtccacaaagaactgcatgaggcgagaccagacgcattagatagatatgaactagacgcgtttaaccatgcaaagaagagaagaaatggtcgacaacatcgacgactacctcaaaactttgactggccGTGTCGgaaacgaacgcgagcaatgtagagaaaactagtgtttctcctttctggcgtgtatagatgtgtgctagaagagtgtggtggcgaagggaaagacctcacggtgatctgtggcgtccagcatagcggatcGGCGTAGccatgcccacagcggcgtgcatgcatgttcggcattggcatcagcatgtacgttcggcattgggctcgaggtatctctggtgtgtcagtgatcgaatgaggggacgggattgagggtgcatcccgacggtgacctagcagtggcggcgagcatagccgttctgaccatgccgatatcggcatcagcatcgtttggaggctgtggtgctcgaatcaaggtgggatttgtttcttgtacgccaaaatgaatttgaaacaagtttcgtgttgaaggttaggtaacgaaagtttgtaactaaaaattatactagcgccatggtgaggttctttttgatagagctatacggttgggcgaacttttttgacactttttagatagggttccttgttgttacatgtatggcatcatgtatggcaaatttggggtcatttggagatgttcgaaaaaatcactttgcttaagcgcatgccgtttcgtctcactgaaactagcttttctaacaaggtgattttttctaccttctctaaatgacctcaaatttcatacagctgatcttctatacatagatagaaagattgtttcgtt contains:
- the LOC124665036 gene encoding bidirectional sugar transporter SWEET4-like; its protein translation is MTPDTIRTVIGIIGNGTALMLYLSPVPTFYRIWKKKTVEQYSAVPYLTTLLNCMIWLFYGLPVVQPHSMLIITINGIGLTIELTYIAIFLAYSVGAARRRVLLILVAEVSFVAAFAALVLNLAHTHFLRSMVVGILCVIVGTATYASPLSVMKMVIQTKSVEYMPLLLSLASLASGTCWTAYALIEFDIYITIPSALGVVLALGQVILYAIYYKSTQQILEARKQQILETRKSKAGQIPMTEVVVDGKNGSTAGSGAGKGHC